A part of Aspergillus oryzae RIB40 DNA, chromosome 7 genomic DNA contains:
- a CDS encoding chitin binding peritrophin-A domain-containing protein (predicted protein), whose amino-acid sequence MAGKAYWYSGDDPGMHFLCTPCKSRTCIEPRIYKSRIKMQFTSFKALAIFAASFFAFSAAAHPSCETGAVWADPHDCHSFFECAAGGIPVRKTCGPGTAYNSRFGICDYEEKVRSCHGHGPVGHDESSEGHGHQWKDHGNGQSEGHGQEGKKDSKGQSSEGHGQGTQEHGSGEQEHSEGSH is encoded by the exons ATGGCAGGGAAGGCATACTGGTATTCAGGGGATGATCCAGGAATGCATTTCTTGTGCACCCCTTGCAAGAGCAGAACTTGTATAGAGCCACGAATCTATAAAAGCCG CATCAAGATGCAGTTCACCTCCTTCAAGGCTCTGGCTATCTTTGcagcttccttctttgcattCAGCGCTGCTGCTCACCCCAGCTGTGAGACAGGGGCTGTTTGGGCCGACCCGCACGACTGCCACAGCTTCTTCGAATGCGCTGCTGGCGGCATTCCCGTCCGCAAGACTTGCGGCCCCGGAACGGCATACAACTCTAGGTTTGGGATCTGTGATTATGAGGAGAAGGTTCGGTCCTGCCACGGCCATGGTCCTGTGGGCCATGACGAGTCGTCGGAGGGCCATGGGCATCAATGGAAGGACCATGGCAATGGCCAGTCAGAGGGTCATGgtcaggaaggaaagaaggacaGCAAGGGCCAGTCGTCAGAGGGCCACGGTCAGGGAACGCAGGAACACGGCAGTGGCGAGCAGGAGCACAGTGAAGGAAGTCATTAG